From Pseudarthrobacter equi, a single genomic window includes:
- a CDS encoding glycosyltransferase family 39 protein: MSTFTTFEADNQKIPLATAELVRARICLAGMRLWRGQLEDPRWERPALLLILAMNATLYCWNLSINGWANYFYSAGVQSGTMDPKALFFGSSDWGNSITVDKPPLSLWIMGLSVRLLGLNSVGILLPQALMGVVTTFLIYAILHRTVSSIARLLGAVIFFTTPIITLMSRYNNPDPLMLLLMVGALWFTVRAIETGRGRMLVATGALLGLAFMTKQLQGLLSLPALGISFLLFSGQRWPKRILTAACAGVVLVVSGGLWMTMVDLTPANHRPYVGGSVNNSVLDLTFGYNGIDRIATGGEITNAMQVPDQYRTSPSDAGLFRLLNANYNQESSWLLFAAMLAILLLGAAWKNLPNAPALRFLVVASCTWLLTAFLLLSFMGNQIHTYYTAALGPPLALVLGLTVEVVVCQRHRIGIRLSGTVIALAALVSTWLIISGTTLWPEWLSTAALLIGILALSALAVNAPSPKIHVGAAMLLAVALLSGPALTSMHNVTVGFTGSNPLSGGLSRNPAGISHLLQALRNNEMPWGHDIAFGRAPDIELVETVANAKGCTWAAATYASQTSARLQLASNRPVMPLGGFAGSDPSPSLDEFKRKVADGQICYYVEQQAFLEVQGPDSIAVAISDWVHSNFQSQLLGSTTVFRLVKDS, from the coding sequence GTGTCCACCTTTACGACCTTCGAGGCTGACAATCAAAAAATCCCTCTAGCCACCGCGGAGCTCGTCAGGGCACGGATATGCCTTGCCGGCATGCGCCTTTGGCGGGGGCAATTAGAAGATCCTCGCTGGGAACGACCTGCGCTTCTGCTTATTCTGGCAATGAATGCAACGCTCTACTGCTGGAATCTGAGCATTAATGGCTGGGCGAACTACTTCTACAGTGCCGGAGTGCAGTCGGGAACGATGGATCCTAAGGCACTATTCTTCGGATCCTCTGACTGGGGTAATTCTATTACCGTGGACAAACCGCCATTAAGCCTTTGGATAATGGGCTTGTCAGTCCGTCTCCTTGGCCTAAATTCCGTGGGAATCCTACTTCCCCAGGCTTTGATGGGTGTTGTAACAACCTTTCTAATATACGCTATTCTTCACCGTACGGTCTCCAGTATTGCCCGCCTTTTAGGGGCGGTCATATTCTTCACAACGCCGATCATTACCCTGATGTCTCGCTACAACAATCCAGACCCTCTGATGCTGTTACTCATGGTCGGCGCCCTGTGGTTCACAGTTCGAGCCATAGAGACGGGCCGCGGGAGGATGCTCGTTGCAACAGGAGCATTGCTGGGCTTGGCATTCATGACCAAGCAGTTGCAAGGTCTGCTCAGCCTCCCAGCGCTCGGGATATCTTTTCTACTCTTCAGTGGCCAAAGGTGGCCCAAACGTATCCTCACAGCTGCATGTGCGGGAGTCGTTCTGGTTGTATCTGGAGGGCTATGGATGACGATGGTCGACCTGACACCCGCGAACCATAGACCATATGTAGGCGGGTCGGTCAACAACAGCGTTTTAGATCTAACGTTCGGCTACAACGGCATCGATCGGATAGCTACCGGGGGCGAAATCACGAACGCCATGCAGGTGCCGGATCAATATCGAACGAGTCCAAGCGACGCCGGCCTATTTAGGCTATTGAATGCCAACTACAACCAAGAAAGTTCCTGGCTTCTTTTCGCAGCCATGTTGGCGATTCTACTGCTCGGTGCGGCGTGGAAAAATTTGCCAAATGCCCCTGCGTTACGCTTCTTGGTTGTGGCCTCTTGCACGTGGCTGCTCACCGCCTTTCTTCTTCTTAGCTTCATGGGGAACCAGATTCACACGTACTACACCGCAGCGCTGGGGCCACCGCTCGCACTTGTACTCGGGCTGACGGTCGAAGTAGTAGTTTGCCAGAGGCACCGAATAGGGATTCGCCTATCCGGCACTGTCATAGCACTGGCTGCCCTGGTGTCAACATGGCTGATAATTTCGGGAACGACGCTCTGGCCCGAATGGCTATCTACGGCCGCCCTGCTCATCGGCATACTGGCGCTCTCGGCCTTAGCTGTGAATGCACCCAGTCCAAAGATTCATGTTGGCGCTGCAATGCTCTTGGCGGTAGCGCTTCTTTCCGGGCCCGCTCTAACCTCCATGCATAACGTAACTGTTGGATTTACAGGCTCAAACCCACTTTCTGGAGGGTTGTCTAGAAACCCTGCCGGCATAAGTCACCTCTTGCAAGCGCTGCGCAACAATGAGATGCCGTGGGGTCATGACATTGCCTTCGGTCGAGCTCCTGACATAGAGCTGGTTGAAACTGTCGCGAACGCGAAAGGCTGTACGTGGGCAGCTGCAACATACGCGAGTCAAACGTCAGCACGACTTCAATTGGCTTCCAATCGGCCTGTCATGCCTCTGGGAGGATTTGCCGGCAGCGATCCCTCGCCATCACTTGACGAGTTCAAGCGGAAGGTGGCCGACGGGCAAATTTGCTACTACGTGGAACAGCAAGCCTTCTTGGAAGTCCAGGGCCCGGATTCTATTGCAGTAGCGATTTCCGATTGGGTGCACAGCAATTTTCAATCGCAATTACTCGGAAGTACCACAGTTTTCCGTCTCGTGAAGGACTCATAA
- a CDS encoding ArnT family glycosyltransferase — MTGKLERVVPTFWRRLIWGNNQERTWERPALVFLLIGTSFIYLWALDSNGWANPYYSAAAQAGSQDWKAFFFGSFEGGNLITVDKTPLSIWVMSLSVRLFGLSSWSLLAPQALMGVLSTGFLYGIVRRGFGPRTSLFAAAAYASTPVVVLMSRFNNPEPLMGFLTIVSVWTALKAMESGRLRTFALAGSLLGLAFMAKQVQALLVVPSLAVSVLAFSTGSLFARTRQLLVSATALIVAGGAWLLAVEVIPSSARPYIGGSVTNSAIELSLDYNGLARFVHIPINSEGNRATTKDDVSPHSDGFTRIFNGNFAPEIAWILFAGVVCCLILVVLGRTMNFSLQQRNITAIATTWFLTAFLVLCFMGTMIHTYYTYSLAAPLAVVLAVGFSCLWRVRQRLILRTLGAVLVVSSSYMTIRIMEYGKDWPAWMAPTIMLLGAIAAVFWLLAATRGPIPTMGALVLGAVLLGAPLAADMFTLSTPQHGTNPLSGPTGNDPMSMSRLILAIKDGKPPWAQQTALGAEPSNKVVNLLHNETLQQTWGAATYSAQNAALYQLESLRPVIPLGGWLGTDPAPTLAEFQSLVAQHRIGFFIWQQDLLDRGELSAETISISDWVRENFQEQVIDGVHLYDLRG; from the coding sequence GTGACCGGGAAGCTGGAACGAGTTGTTCCAACTTTCTGGAGGCGCCTCATATGGGGGAACAACCAAGAGCGGACGTGGGAACGTCCCGCGCTCGTGTTCCTGCTTATTGGGACGTCGTTTATCTACTTGTGGGCGCTCGATTCCAACGGTTGGGCTAATCCCTACTATTCAGCAGCTGCCCAGGCGGGAAGTCAGGATTGGAAAGCCTTCTTTTTCGGATCATTCGAGGGAGGGAACCTGATAACGGTGGACAAGACACCATTGAGCATTTGGGTCATGTCCCTTTCGGTGCGATTATTTGGCTTGAGTAGCTGGAGTCTTCTCGCGCCCCAAGCCCTGATGGGCGTCTTATCCACTGGCTTTCTCTACGGCATCGTTCGTCGTGGTTTCGGCCCGAGGACGTCACTGTTTGCAGCAGCAGCATATGCGAGTACTCCGGTAGTAGTGCTGATGTCGCGTTTCAACAATCCAGAACCACTCATGGGCTTTCTTACCATCGTTTCAGTTTGGACTGCACTAAAAGCAATGGAGTCGGGGCGGCTAAGGACCTTTGCATTGGCAGGATCCCTGCTGGGACTGGCTTTCATGGCCAAACAGGTACAGGCACTTTTGGTTGTTCCCTCGCTGGCCGTGTCTGTACTGGCGTTCAGCACCGGCAGTCTGTTCGCCAGGACCCGTCAGTTGTTGGTGTCGGCAACCGCCCTCATCGTGGCGGGGGGCGCCTGGCTACTCGCGGTAGAGGTCATCCCATCATCCGCGCGTCCCTATATTGGTGGTTCGGTCACAAACAGCGCCATCGAGCTGAGTCTGGACTACAACGGTCTTGCACGGTTTGTTCATATACCGATCAATTCCGAGGGTAATCGAGCCACAACCAAGGACGATGTTTCTCCCCACAGTGATGGCTTCACCCGAATCTTCAACGGCAATTTTGCACCCGAAATCGCTTGGATCTTGTTTGCGGGCGTGGTGTGCTGCCTAATTCTGGTTGTCCTCGGCAGGACTATGAACTTTTCCCTGCAGCAGCGCAATATTACAGCCATCGCGACAACATGGTTTCTCACGGCGTTCCTTGTTCTTTGCTTCATGGGAACCATGATTCACACCTACTACACCTATTCCCTAGCCGCACCGCTAGCAGTAGTCCTAGCAGTCGGGTTCTCATGCCTGTGGCGGGTCAGACAGCGACTGATACTGAGGACTCTCGGTGCAGTTCTGGTGGTTTCGAGCAGCTACATGACAATCAGGATCATGGAGTACGGCAAGGACTGGCCCGCTTGGATGGCGCCGACGATCATGCTACTGGGCGCAATTGCTGCAGTCTTTTGGCTGCTCGCTGCTACTCGAGGCCCGATACCAACAATGGGTGCCCTCGTTTTGGGGGCGGTCCTCCTTGGCGCGCCTTTGGCAGCTGATATGTTCACCCTCTCAACACCGCAGCATGGCACAAATCCACTTTCCGGACCGACGGGAAATGACCCCATGTCCATGTCACGCCTTATCCTCGCAATCAAGGATGGTAAGCCGCCATGGGCGCAGCAGACGGCGCTTGGGGCGGAGCCTTCGAACAAGGTAGTGAACCTACTTCACAACGAGACTTTGCAGCAGACCTGGGGCGCTGCCACATACTCTGCGCAGAATGCGGCCTTATACCAACTGGAGTCACTCCGACCCGTAATACCTTTAGGAGGTTGGCTTGGAACGGATCCCGCTCCTACTCTGGCAGAATTCCAATCCCTTGTCGCCCAGCACCGCATCGGCTTCTTTATATGGCAACAGGACCTTTTAGACCGAGGTGAACTCAGCGCTGAAACCATCAGCATCTCCGATTGGGTCCGGGAAAACTTTCAGGAGCAGGTGATTGACGGTGTCCACCTTTACGACCTTCGAGGCTGA
- the rplM gene encoding 50S ribosomal protein L13 produces MRTYTPKPGDINRQWHVIDATDVVLGRLASQTAILLRGKHKATFASHMDMGDFVIIINAEKVALTGAKLEQKRAYRHSGYPGGLTSVNYAELLESNPVRAVEKAIKGMLPKNSLAAQQLGKLKVYRGAEHPHAAQQPKTFEITQVAQ; encoded by the coding sequence GTGCGTACGTACACCCCGAAGCCCGGCGATATCAACCGCCAATGGCACGTCATTGACGCCACCGACGTTGTCCTTGGTCGTCTTGCCAGCCAGACCGCAATCCTGCTGCGCGGCAAGCACAAGGCCACCTTTGCGTCCCACATGGACATGGGCGACTTCGTCATCATCATCAACGCTGAGAAGGTAGCCCTGACCGGCGCCAAGCTGGAGCAGAAGCGCGCATACCGCCACTCCGGCTACCCGGGCGGCCTGACCTCCGTCAACTACGCGGAACTGCTGGAATCCAACCCGGTCCGCGCCGTTGAGAAGGCCATCAAGGGCATGCTCCCCAAGAACTCCCTCGCTGCACAGCAGCTGGGCAAGCTGAAGGTGTACCGCGGTGCTGAGCACCCCCACGCCGCACAGCAGCCCAAGACTTTCGAAATCACCCAGGTCGCCCAGTAG
- a CDS encoding bifunctional glycosyltransferase family 2/GtrA family protein, whose protein sequence is MTPSYGGLALEIVVPVYNEEAVLESSITRLAEYLTNEMPSTWRITIADNASTDRTPVIAARLSEHLENVGYRRLEAKGRGLALRDAWSASEAKVLAYLDVDLSTDLAALPPLVAPLLSGHSDISIGTRLGQSSRVSRGPKREFISRSYNFLLRRTMQVRFSDAQCGFKAIRADVAKRLLPHVEDNGWFFDTELLIIAERSVLRIHEIPVDWVDDPDSRVDIKQTAFDDLRGMVRVAGSLVKGAIPVQAIYAELGRRPIVPLGRPSFFGQVLRFGLVGVASTLAFALLYLVLQDPFGAQEANFLALLLTAVGNTAANRRFTFGISGPAKLFTQQFQGLIVFLLAWSITSSSLLTLHALHPDAAPNVELLILTAANVLATMMRFVLLRLWVFRSNHNHVISGQSFGGKVAASGNVL, encoded by the coding sequence ATGACACCTAGCTATGGGGGCTTGGCGCTCGAAATTGTAGTACCGGTCTACAACGAAGAAGCGGTACTCGAAAGCAGCATCACAAGGCTCGCCGAATACTTGACGAATGAAATGCCGTCGACGTGGAGAATCACCATCGCCGATAATGCAAGCACCGACCGGACGCCGGTGATTGCCGCTCGACTCAGCGAGCATTTGGAGAACGTCGGTTACCGCCGGCTTGAAGCTAAAGGGCGCGGACTGGCACTGAGAGATGCCTGGAGCGCCTCGGAAGCCAAAGTGCTCGCATACCTTGATGTGGACCTCTCAACCGACTTGGCCGCGCTTCCGCCGCTGGTGGCACCCCTGTTGTCCGGGCACTCCGATATCTCTATTGGTACGCGACTGGGCCAGAGTTCGAGGGTGAGCCGTGGCCCAAAGCGCGAATTCATTTCCCGTTCCTACAACTTCCTGCTGCGGCGAACAATGCAGGTTCGTTTTTCGGACGCGCAGTGCGGGTTCAAGGCAATTCGGGCTGATGTGGCCAAACGCCTGCTCCCCCATGTGGAGGATAACGGCTGGTTTTTCGACACCGAGTTGCTGATCATTGCTGAGCGCTCCGTACTCCGCATCCACGAAATTCCCGTTGACTGGGTTGATGACCCGGACAGCCGGGTGGATATCAAGCAGACTGCTTTTGACGATCTGCGCGGAATGGTGCGGGTGGCCGGATCCCTGGTTAAAGGTGCGATTCCCGTGCAGGCCATCTATGCCGAGCTCGGACGCCGGCCGATCGTCCCTTTGGGCCGGCCAAGCTTTTTCGGCCAAGTTCTCCGCTTTGGACTTGTAGGGGTTGCTTCGACCCTGGCCTTCGCGCTGCTCTACCTGGTACTGCAGGACCCTTTTGGTGCACAGGAAGCCAATTTCCTTGCGCTGCTGCTGACCGCCGTCGGCAACACGGCGGCCAATAGGCGCTTCACCTTCGGTATCAGCGGACCGGCCAAACTCTTCACCCAGCAGTTTCAAGGGCTGATAGTCTTCCTGCTCGCCTGGAGCATTACGTCTTCATCGCTGCTGACGCTCCACGCACTGCATCCCGATGCCGCGCCTAACGTGGAGTTGTTGATTCTCACGGCCGCAAATGTTCTGGCCACCATGATGCGTTTTGTTCTACTTCGTCTGTGGGTGTTCCGAAGCAACCACAACCACGTGATCTCCGGGCAGTCCTTCGGCGGCAAAGTTGCAGCTAGTGGGAATGTCCTGTGA
- the rpsI gene encoding 30S ribosomal protein S9, producing the protein MAQNEELTTEAVEAEETPTSYTSESSAAEAAPKKERPALTVAGAAVGRRKEAVARVRVVPGSGKWTINGRALDNYFPNKLHQQDVNEPLKILDLEGAYDVIARIHGGGISGQAGALRLGIARSLNEIDVENNRATLKKAGYLSRDARVIERKKAGLKKARKAQQYSKR; encoded by the coding sequence GTGGCTCAGAACGAAGAACTGACCACCGAAGCCGTTGAGGCTGAGGAAACCCCCACCAGCTACACCTCTGAGAGCTCGGCTGCAGAAGCCGCTCCCAAGAAGGAGCGCCCGGCACTGACCGTTGCCGGCGCAGCAGTTGGCCGTCGCAAGGAAGCCGTTGCACGCGTTCGCGTCGTTCCGGGCTCCGGCAAGTGGACCATCAACGGCCGCGCGCTGGACAACTACTTCCCGAACAAGCTGCACCAGCAGGACGTCAACGAGCCCCTCAAGATCCTTGATCTCGAAGGCGCCTACGACGTCATCGCCCGCATCCACGGCGGCGGCATCTCCGGCCAGGCCGGTGCCCTGCGCCTCGGCATCGCCCGTTCGCTGAACGAGATCGACGTCGAGAACAACCGCGCCACCCTGAAGAAGGCCGGTTACCTGTCCCGCGACGCTCGTGTCATCGAGCGTAAGAAGGCCGGTCTCAAGAAGGCCCGCAAGGCTCAGCAGTACTCCAAGCGCTAA